The Manis javanica isolate MJ-LG chromosome 6, MJ_LKY, whole genome shotgun sequence genome contains a region encoding:
- the CD3D gene encoding T-cell surface glycoprotein CD3 delta chain, translating to MEHSRFLAGLILAALFSQVSLFKIFVEELEDKVLVNCNTSIRWVEGTMGKLISDNKSLDLGKRALDPRGVYMCEWTNEQPSRMSTVQVYYRMCQNCVELDSVTLVGIVFTDIIATLLLALGVYCFAGHETGRLSRAADTQVLLRNDQLYQPLRDRNNAQYSHLGENWHRNK from the exons ATGGAACACAGCAGGTTTCTGGCTGGCTTGATACTCGCTGCCCTTTTCTCCCAAG tgagCCTCTTCAAGATATTCGTGGAGGAACTGGAGGACAAAGTGCTTGTGAATTGCAACACCAGCATCAGATGGGTAGAGGGAACGATGGGAAAACTGATTTCGGACAATAAAAGTCTGGACTTGGGAAAACGCGCCCTGGACCCACGAGGAGTATATATGTGTGAATGGACAAATGAGCAACCCAGCAGGATGTCCACTGTGCAAGTATATTATCGAA tGTGTCAGAACTGTGTGGAGCTGGACTCAGTCACTCTAGTTGGCATTGTCTTCACTGATATCATCGCCACCCTGCTTCTCGCTTTGGGAGTCTACTGCTTTGCTGGACATGAGACTGGGAGGCTCTCTAGGG CTGCTGACACCCAAGTTCTGTTGAGGAATGACCAGCTCTATCAG CCCCTCCGAGATCGGAATAATGCTCAGTACAGTCATCTTGGTGAAAACTGGCATCGGAACAAGTGA
- the CD3G gene encoding T-cell surface glycoprotein CD3 gamma chain translates to MEQRKHLASLVLAITVLQGTMAQLKGEKLVIVDDNREDGSVLLTCGLKDQKISWFKDGKEISSLNTSKSTWNLGSSAKDPQGMYWCKGPKDRSKPLQVYYRMCQNCIELSAATVSGFVFAEIISILFLAVGVYFIAGQDGGHQSRASDKQTLLSNDQLYQPLKDREDDPYSHLQGNQLKKN, encoded by the exons ATGGAGCAGAGGAAGCACCTGGCCAGCCTCGTCCTGGCTATCACTGTTCTTCAAG GTACTATGGCCCAGTTGAAAG GAGAAAAACTGGTAATAGTGGATGACAATCGAGAAGATGGTTCTGTACTTCTGACTTGTGGCTTGAAAGACCAAAAAATCAGTTGGTTTAAAGATGGGAAGGAAATAAGTTCCCTAAATACAAGTAAAAGCACATGGAATCTGGGAAGCAGTGCCAAGGACCCTCAAGGGATGTACTGGTGTAAAGGACCAAAGGACCGTTCCAAACCACTCCAAGTGTATTATAGAA TGTGCCAGAACTGCATTGAGCTGAGTGCAGCCACTGTATCCGGCTTTGTCTTCGCTGAAATCATCAGCATTTTATTCCTTGCTGTTGGGGTTTACTTCATTGCTGGACAGGATGGAGGTCACCAGTCAAGAG CTTCAGACAAGCAGACTCTGCTGTCCAATGACCAGCTCTACCAG CCCCTCAAGGACCGGGAAGATGACCCATACAGCCACCTTCAAGGAAACCAATTGAAGAAGAATTGA